A region of Pontiella agarivorans DNA encodes the following proteins:
- a CDS encoding HPr family phosphocarrier protein: MADQTLEKKFEVLNEYGIHARPAALLVKAAGKYDCDIFIEKDGNRVSCKSIMGLMTIEGYPGSIMTVTTSGADAREAMDEIEELFVNKFGED, translated from the coding sequence ATGGCTGATCAGACCCTGGAAAAAAAGTTTGAGGTGCTAAACGAATACGGCATCCATGCCCGACCGGCCGCATTGCTGGTGAAAGCCGCTGGTAAATACGACTGCGACATTTTCATTGAAAAAGATGGGAATAGGGTTTCGTGCAAAAGCATTATGGGTCTTATGACCATTGAAGGCTACCCGGGAAGTATCATGACCGTGACCACATCGGGTGCCGATGCCCGGGAGGCCATGGACGAGATCGAGGAGCTGTTTGTTAACAAATTCGGCGAGGATTGA
- the ptsP gene encoding phosphoenolpyruvate--protein phosphotransferase, protein MSKTQVKNEIALKGIGVSPGIAVYTCRLFSPQTEKAVRRSISADEVPVEIARFEEALIATHEQIKHIQKQVAEVLGDEHASIFDAHILVVDDRTFIEEVIRSIKNELINVEPILQTVSNRYAEMLSKMEDSYLSERAADIRDVTKRILANLAGETIDRMKQVKEPCIVVAHDLAPSDTASIDRNLVKAFVTDLGSSTSHTAIMAKALEVPAVVGLHNITAVVSPGDLVLLDGAKGLVFVNPSEERLEEYRKRAEEQQQIRSELESLRDKAPETLDGYLVPITANIELLEELDGVDARGAKGIGLFRTEFLFLGAEKLPSEDEQAEAYIRAAKSQYPSPVVIRTLDLGADKMPVGFENPDELNPFLGDRAIRLCLARPELFKTQLRAILRASVYDNVRMMYPMVCCVREVRDANTLLRQCMMELSKEGIPFNQDIQIGTMIEVPSAALIADIIAPHVSFFSLGTNDLIQYTMAVDRGNENVAHLYTPTHMAIIRLIDHVVNVSHKYGLWTCVCGQMASTASFVPLLIGLGVDELSVSPSQAPLIKDVIRKLYYSSAVELAQKALNSHSAEHVERLCHDLIRTIAPEILELSE, encoded by the coding sequence GTGTCTAAAACACAGGTGAAAAACGAGATTGCCCTGAAGGGGATCGGCGTATCTCCGGGGATTGCGGTATATACCTGCCGGCTTTTTTCTCCTCAGACTGAAAAAGCGGTTCGGCGGTCAATCTCAGCGGATGAAGTTCCGGTTGAAATAGCCCGCTTTGAGGAAGCGCTGATTGCTACTCACGAGCAGATTAAGCATATCCAGAAGCAGGTGGCTGAAGTGCTGGGCGATGAGCATGCGAGCATTTTTGATGCCCACATTCTGGTGGTTGATGATCGCACGTTTATTGAAGAGGTTATCCGCTCCATTAAAAATGAGCTGATCAATGTAGAGCCTATACTGCAGACCGTGTCCAACCGGTATGCGGAAATGCTTTCGAAAATGGAGGATTCCTATCTCTCCGAACGGGCTGCTGATATCCGGGATGTAACGAAGCGTATTCTGGCCAATCTGGCCGGAGAGACCATCGACCGCATGAAACAGGTGAAAGAACCCTGTATTGTGGTGGCGCACGATCTGGCCCCCTCGGATACAGCCAGTATCGATCGAAATCTGGTCAAGGCTTTCGTAACCGATCTGGGCAGTTCTACATCGCACACGGCCATTATGGCCAAAGCACTGGAAGTTCCGGCGGTGGTCGGACTGCATAATATCACCGCAGTGGTTTCGCCCGGGGATTTAGTCTTGCTCGACGGCGCAAAAGGCTTGGTATTTGTTAATCCGAGCGAGGAACGCCTGGAGGAATACCGTAAACGAGCCGAGGAACAGCAGCAGATCCGCAGTGAACTCGAATCGTTGCGCGATAAGGCCCCGGAGACGCTCGACGGCTATCTGGTTCCGATTACGGCTAATATTGAACTGTTGGAAGAACTGGACGGGGTGGATGCGCGCGGTGCAAAAGGTATCGGTCTGTTCAGGACAGAATTTCTGTTTTTGGGGGCCGAAAAACTCCCTTCGGAGGATGAGCAGGCGGAGGCCTATATCCGTGCGGCGAAAAGTCAGTATCCGTCGCCGGTGGTGATCCGCACACTGGATCTGGGCGCGGATAAAATGCCGGTGGGGTTTGAGAATCCGGACGAATTGAATCCGTTTCTGGGGGATCGAGCGATTCGGCTGTGTCTTGCACGGCCGGAGCTGTTTAAAACCCAGCTTCGTGCCATTCTGAGAGCCAGTGTGTATGATAACGTGCGGATGATGTATCCGATGGTATGCTGTGTGCGTGAGGTGAGGGATGCAAATACGCTGTTGCGCCAGTGTATGATGGAGTTGAGCAAAGAGGGAATTCCGTTTAATCAGGATATTCAGATTGGCACGATGATTGAGGTGCCTTCTGCTGCCTTGATCGCCGATATCATTGCACCGCATGTCAGTTTTTTCAGTTTAGGGACGAATGATCTGATCCAATACACGATGGCCGTGGATCGTGGAAATGAAAACGTGGCCCATCTGTATACCCCCACGCATATGGCCATTATCAGACTGATTGATCACGTTGTGAATGTGAGTCATAAGTATGGACTGTGGACGTGCGTTTGCGGTCAGATGGCGTCCACTGCATCCTTTGTGCCGTTATTGATCGGGTTGGGGGTGGACGAGCTTTCGGTCAGTCCGTCACAGGCTCCGCTGATTAAGGATGTGATCCGGAAACTCTACTATTCCAGTGCTGTTGAGCTGGCCCAGAAAGCGTTGAATTCGCATTCGGCCGAGCATGTGGAGCGGCTGTGTCATGATCTGATTCGGACAATCGCCCCGGAAATACTCGAACTTTCCGAGTAA
- a CDS encoding ammonia-forming cytochrome c nitrite reductase subunit c552, with translation MKKLTILAAHSTALLLSATTVSAIDFTDQGEYLGSSDCLVCHERFYELWSTSHHGKAMEAFSARLVKTMKPMTEPLKLGDESFIVEFDDQGGVLHGTLADGTEKTWRIRHSFGGRNVRYFLIPLEKGKLQVAPVAYYVHSGEWYDATGSMVRDFQDDGPSDAAVHWTDRSLTFNTSCHDCHVSQLEKNYNPEDDSYNTTWQEEGINCEVCHGPAEAHVKAAEEAAAKGEELKELKLLRFHEDLNLEQRDSTCGPCHAKGQILTRDFTPGELFFDHYDLTSYEDRDFWPDGRDLGENYTQTAWMANQCSISGQLECIHCHTSSGRFRFKDNPNQSCLPCHQERVDNILEHSHHSAEAGVTCVDCHMPTTAQAFMSRSDHTFRPPSPQATLEFGSPNACNLCHNNPEAIMGDYQGHKKEDVEWAAKYVKEWHGEKSGEPVLKQGRIISLCRDGDWDRLPEILAFFDDKDCDPAVNVAMLRLLVNCPYPEKWPKMREQLNHEHEWVRAAAAASIQYDNSHEATKGLLKLCSDRFRTVRIRAAQSLLARNLAGYSDAERDTYEKAHDEYWNSLIIWPDRWSTHYNQGIYYDRIGDPEHSLAAYEKAMELRDDVVQPLINASMVHARTGNSTNAYEMLQRALKIEPNSPMVNFNLALLDAEFGKMKEAEKHLKTALAAEPEMAQAAYNLGILLARKGEDEGFQWLKKAALLVPENWNYTSSYLYFLQQAGRASESENMMRRVVDSGRAAPEAYFTLAGTLEQQGRISEALELYKKAKIAKHLPMEAKRYAANQERRLRSGAQ, from the coding sequence ATGAAAAAGCTAACCATACTTGCCGCCCACTCCACAGCACTTCTTTTATCTGCAACCACGGTTTCTGCCATCGATTTCACGGATCAGGGAGAATATCTCGGCTCATCCGACTGCCTGGTCTGCCACGAACGGTTTTATGAACTCTGGAGTACGTCGCATCACGGCAAAGCCATGGAGGCCTTCAGTGCACGCCTCGTGAAAACCATGAAACCGATGACAGAGCCGCTCAAACTCGGTGATGAATCGTTCATTGTTGAATTCGATGATCAGGGCGGTGTTCTTCACGGAACACTCGCCGACGGCACAGAAAAAACCTGGCGAATCCGCCACTCGTTCGGCGGCCGAAACGTGCGCTATTTTCTGATTCCACTGGAAAAAGGGAAACTGCAGGTTGCACCGGTCGCCTATTATGTCCATAGCGGCGAGTGGTATGATGCCACCGGCAGCATGGTGCGCGATTTTCAAGACGACGGCCCCTCCGATGCCGCCGTACACTGGACCGACCGTTCACTCACCTTTAATACATCCTGTCATGACTGCCATGTGAGCCAGCTGGAAAAAAACTACAATCCCGAAGACGATTCCTACAACACCACCTGGCAGGAAGAAGGCATTAACTGCGAGGTTTGCCACGGCCCCGCCGAAGCCCATGTAAAAGCCGCCGAAGAAGCCGCAGCAAAAGGGGAAGAACTAAAAGAGCTCAAACTGCTGCGCTTCCACGAAGACCTGAACCTTGAGCAGCGCGATTCCACCTGTGGTCCCTGCCATGCCAAAGGCCAGATTCTTACCCGCGATTTCACTCCGGGAGAACTCTTTTTCGACCACTACGACCTCACCTCCTACGAAGACCGCGATTTCTGGCCCGACGGCCGCGACCTCGGCGAAAACTACACGCAGACCGCCTGGATGGCCAATCAGTGCTCCATTTCCGGGCAGCTGGAATGCATTCACTGCCACACGTCGAGTGGACGCTTCCGCTTCAAGGACAATCCGAACCAGTCCTGCCTGCCATGCCATCAGGAACGCGTAGATAATATTCTCGAACATTCACACCACAGCGCCGAAGCCGGTGTTACCTGTGTGGACTGTCACATGCCGACCACCGCACAGGCCTTCATGTCGCGCTCCGATCACACGTTCCGCCCGCCATCCCCGCAGGCAACACTTGAATTCGGCTCACCCAACGCCTGTAACCTCTGCCACAACAACCCCGAAGCCATTATGGGCGATTATCAGGGCCACAAAAAAGAGGATGTCGAGTGGGCCGCAAAATATGTCAAAGAATGGCACGGCGAAAAATCCGGCGAACCGGTCCTTAAACAGGGGCGCATCATCAGTCTCTGCCGCGACGGCGATTGGGATCGCCTCCCGGAAATTCTGGCCTTTTTCGACGATAAAGACTGCGACCCGGCAGTAAATGTTGCGATGCTCCGCCTGCTGGTCAACTGCCCCTATCCCGAAAAATGGCCCAAAATGCGCGAACAGCTGAACCATGAACACGAATGGGTTCGTGCCGCCGCCGCCGCATCCATTCAATACGATAACTCCCACGAAGCGACTAAAGGACTGTTAAAGCTCTGCTCCGACCGTTTTCGTACCGTTCGTATCCGCGCCGCACAATCACTGCTGGCCCGAAACCTCGCGGGCTACTCCGACGCCGAACGCGACACCTATGAAAAAGCACACGATGAATACTGGAATTCACTGATCATCTGGCCCGACCGCTGGTCCACGCACTATAATCAAGGCATTTATTACGACCGCATCGGCGATCCCGAACATTCGCTGGCCGCCTACGAAAAAGCGATGGAACTGCGTGACGATGTTGTACAGCCGCTGATTAATGCCTCAATGGTGCATGCCCGTACCGGCAACAGTACCAATGCCTATGAAATGCTTCAGCGTGCATTGAAAATTGAGCCCAACAGCCCGATGGTCAATTTCAACCTTGCTCTGCTGGATGCCGAATTCGGAAAAATGAAAGAAGCCGAAAAACATCTGAAAACCGCCCTGGCTGCCGAACCTGAAATGGCGCAAGCCGCCTATAACCTCGGCATTCTGCTGGCGCGAAAAGGCGAAGACGAAGGATTCCAATGGTTGAAAAAAGCAGCGTTGCTGGTTCCCGAAAACTGGAACTACACCTCCTCTTACCTGTATTTTCTGCAACAGGCCGGACGTGCTTCCGAATCCGAAAACATGATGCGCCGGGTCGTCGATTCCGGACGCGCCGCCCCCGAAGCCTATTTCACGCTCGCAGGCACTCTGGAACAACAGGGTCGTATTTCCGAAGCCCTGGAACTTTACAAAAAAGCTAAAATCGCCAAGCACCTCCCCATGGAAGCCAAACGCTACGCCGCCAATCAGGAACGTCGACTGCGTTCCGGCGCACAATAA
- a CDS encoding HAD hydrolase-like protein, giving the protein MSETKKTILFDFDGTLAETMMLIHEVFNSLSPVYGYRHLPAEEISAARHLTVREFIDHVGIPLWKVPIIAIHARRRMHASMDQILPPDGLVDVLTQIHESGRYIMDILTSNRRKNVLTFLARHRINWFDEVESTRSILSKRRRVEQYIRSRGLNPGELYYIGDTTIDVESARYAGAKTVAVSWGLNTPEALARVKPDFLVNDPAELLAIFPAV; this is encoded by the coding sequence ATGAGTGAGACGAAAAAGACAATTCTATTTGATTTTGACGGTACGCTGGCAGAAACCATGATGTTGATTCATGAGGTGTTCAACAGCTTGTCGCCTGTTTACGGATATCGGCATCTTCCGGCTGAGGAGATCTCTGCGGCGCGTCATTTGACCGTTCGTGAGTTTATTGATCATGTGGGTATACCGCTTTGGAAGGTGCCGATTATTGCGATCCATGCGCGTCGGCGTATGCACGCTTCGATGGATCAGATTCTGCCTCCGGACGGTCTGGTGGATGTGCTTACGCAGATTCATGAGAGTGGACGCTATATCATGGATATTCTCACGTCCAACCGTCGTAAAAATGTGTTGACCTTTCTGGCCCGGCACCGGATTAACTGGTTCGATGAGGTTGAATCCACGCGTTCAATTTTGAGCAAACGCCGACGGGTGGAACAGTACATCCGAAGCAGAGGACTGAATCCCGGCGAGCTTTACTATATCGGGGATACGACCATTGATGTGGAAAGTGCCCGGTATGCCGGGGCAAAAACGGTGGCGGTTTCCTGGGGGCTGAATACCCCGGAGGCACTGGCCAGAGTGAAGCCGGATTTTCTGGTGAATGATCCGGCAGAGCTGCTTGCTATATTTCCAGCGGTTTAA
- a CDS encoding serine/threonine protein kinase yields the protein MDDGDSKALERDFSERFETLASFYDTDALTMSEEEVQSLTPILNSLKQDKHRYQVIEEIAEGGEKKISLVHDHRLDRRIAMARAVRNKAPQDLEQFLREARLTANLAHPNIMPVYNMGLDEEGEPFFSMELIPGDSLKTIIRKLRDGDAAYRMDYPIETLLNIFLKICEAIAYAHSRGVLHLDIKPDNIRVGEFGEVLVCDWGLARVIHGTPDQDVEDSPELDGDILNDMTLSGTLKGTPGFMAPEQTQAYGEKNEKTDIYALGVLLYNLLTYQLPVEGSSANEVIQNTRAGKIISPRRRRQERRVPKSLVAVIMKALALDPADRYDGVLALRSEIQRFLSGHPTKAEHAGWIIKTSLLLQRHSRMSFLLISFLIILAFVISGYLVEIAHEKAEAVAARKNAEANFQLYKKEQQQRQQLGVNLGEAVSYTVRSRDFVNAASMILLLETGLKENVDTVKRQNLYEQKGILHFVLQEFNAANDSFEKAGESKRIGQLRTLSEKYAKIKTVDKKQLTDRQLADLIHESNAAQQMTIYYVYYHHMRRRPSRAKAVDYEPLAAAVLDKLNYTNYAKKNGLKYTWSKEGGTLDLKGAPYTVFSINIIGVYRRNVLEPLKLKSLDLSNTRIEHLYELRGMRLDELKISGVAISGKSKSSMLNQLNSLGLKRIVMDVNKFPEDTIAALRERMEVVGTYAEADRLKKIAQERRKTEQRKRSDTKK from the coding sequence ATGGACGACGGGGACAGCAAGGCACTTGAACGCGATTTCAGCGAGCGTTTTGAAACGCTTGCCAGTTTTTATGATACCGACGCTCTCACGATGTCTGAGGAGGAAGTTCAATCTCTGACGCCGATTCTTAATTCACTGAAACAGGATAAGCATCGGTATCAGGTCATTGAGGAAATTGCTGAAGGGGGCGAAAAAAAGATTTCGCTGGTTCACGATCACCGGCTCGACCGTCGTATTGCCATGGCCCGCGCCGTTCGGAATAAAGCACCTCAGGATCTTGAGCAGTTTCTTCGCGAAGCACGCCTGACGGCTAACCTTGCCCATCCGAATATCATGCCGGTGTATAATATGGGGCTGGACGAGGAGGGTGAGCCGTTCTTTTCCATGGAGCTGATCCCCGGGGACAGTCTGAAAACCATTATCCGTAAGCTGCGTGACGGCGATGCCGCCTACCGGATGGACTACCCGATTGAAACCCTTCTGAATATCTTTCTGAAAATCTGTGAAGCCATTGCCTATGCCCATTCGCGGGGGGTGCTTCATCTGGACATTAAACCCGATAATATCCGGGTTGGTGAATTCGGTGAGGTACTGGTTTGCGACTGGGGGCTGGCACGTGTCATTCATGGAACGCCTGACCAAGATGTTGAAGATTCACCTGAGCTGGACGGCGATATTCTGAATGATATGACGCTGTCGGGCACGCTGAAGGGCACGCCGGGCTTCATGGCGCCGGAGCAGACTCAGGCTTATGGAGAAAAAAACGAGAAAACCGATATTTATGCGCTTGGTGTGCTGCTTTATAATCTGCTGACCTATCAGCTTCCGGTGGAGGGTAGTTCGGCTAATGAAGTTATTCAGAATACACGGGCGGGAAAGATAATTTCTCCGCGGCGCCGGCGGCAGGAGCGCCGGGTTCCGAAGAGTCTGGTGGCTGTCATTATGAAAGCGCTGGCTCTCGATCCGGCGGATCGTTATGACGGGGTGCTTGCGTTGCGGTCTGAAATTCAGCGGTTTCTGAGCGGGCACCCGACCAAAGCAGAACATGCGGGCTGGATCATCAAAACCTCGTTGCTGCTACAACGTCACAGCCGGATGTCATTTCTGCTGATTTCCTTCCTGATTATCCTCGCCTTTGTTATTTCCGGTTATCTGGTTGAAATTGCCCATGAGAAAGCGGAGGCGGTTGCTGCACGGAAAAATGCGGAAGCCAATTTTCAGCTGTATAAAAAGGAACAGCAGCAGCGGCAGCAGCTCGGGGTGAATCTGGGGGAAGCGGTTTCGTATACTGTGCGCAGTCGCGACTTTGTTAATGCCGCTTCTATGATTCTTCTGCTCGAAACCGGGCTGAAGGAAAATGTGGATACGGTTAAGCGGCAGAACCTCTATGAACAGAAAGGTATTCTCCACTTTGTGCTGCAGGAATTTAATGCTGCAAATGACAGTTTCGAGAAAGCCGGTGAGTCGAAGCGAATCGGGCAGCTGCGTACGCTGAGCGAAAAATATGCAAAAATAAAAACGGTGGATAAAAAGCAGCTCACCGACCGGCAGTTGGCGGACCTGATTCATGAATCGAATGCTGCTCAGCAGATGACCATTTATTATGTGTATTACCATCATATGCGTCGCCGGCCTTCGCGTGCTAAAGCGGTGGATTATGAGCCGCTGGCGGCCGCCGTGCTGGATAAGTTGAACTATACAAACTATGCGAAAAAGAACGGGCTCAAGTATACGTGGTCGAAAGAAGGCGGAACGCTGGACCTCAAAGGAGCGCCCTATACTGTATTTTCAATTAATATCATCGGCGTATATCGCCGTAACGTGCTCGAGCCGCTGAAGTTGAAATCGCTGGATTTGAGCAATACCCGGATTGAGCATCTGTATGAGTTGCGCGGAATGCGGCTGGACGAACTGAAAATTTCCGGCGTGGCGATTTCCGGAAAATCAAAATCCTCCATGCTGAATCAGCTCAATTCATTGGGATTGAAGCGTATTGTGATGGATGTGAATAAGTTTCCGGAAGATACGATTGCCGCGCTGAGAGAAAGGATGGAGGTCGTCGGGACTTATGCCGAGGCCGATCGGCTGAAGAAGATTGCGCAGGAACGCCGGAAGACGGAGCAGAGAAAGCGGTCGGACACAAAGAAATAA
- a CDS encoding RNA polymerase sigma factor — MAAEDQYQTRATLIQRVQNQQDEQSWEEFVRVYRRYIYAIIRSMNISEHDTEDILQQVLINLWNSLPKMEYEKINRFRSWLSTVTKNCVTDFIRKRTREANRLEKASKDDTLTYLKAIRLPEINDIAEREWEIHLTNMALENIESLFSGKAVDAFRLTLQGRSVEEIARELELKENSVYRLKNRVKERLIQEIRHLRDELE, encoded by the coding sequence GTGGCGGCAGAAGATCAGTATCAAACTCGAGCAACCCTTATTCAGCGCGTTCAGAACCAACAGGATGAACAGTCCTGGGAAGAGTTCGTCCGCGTATACCGTCGCTACATTTACGCCATCATCCGGAGCATGAATATTTCCGAGCATGATACCGAGGATATCCTGCAGCAGGTGCTGATCAATTTATGGAACAGCCTGCCGAAGATGGAATATGAAAAAATAAACCGCTTCCGCAGCTGGCTCAGTACCGTAACCAAAAACTGCGTAACCGACTTTATCCGTAAACGCACCCGCGAGGCCAACCGACTGGAAAAAGCCAGCAAGGACGACACGCTCACCTACCTTAAAGCCATCCGCCTTCCGGAAATCAACGATATTGCAGAACGCGAGTGGGAAATTCACCTCACCAACATGGCGCTGGAGAATATCGAATCGCTCTTTTCCGGAAAAGCGGTCGATGCATTCCGGCTCACCCTGCAAGGCAGAAGTGTAGAAGAAATCGCCCGGGAGCTGGAACTGAAAGAGAACTCCGTTTACCGCCTCAAAAATCGCGTAAAAGAACGCCTGATTCAGGAAATTCGGCACCTTCGTGACGAACTTGAATAG
- the coaE gene encoding dephospho-CoA kinase (Dephospho-CoA kinase (CoaE) performs the final step in coenzyme A biosynthesis.), with translation MSDSHRKAISLGITGGIACGKSEVGRILGEMGFAVCDADRVAHDLMEKGKPVFQQIIHHFGDDVLTEDGRISRSDLGKMVFEEPSRLQLLNMLVHPAVRQELEKWMAVQKKENRPSAVLLPLLFESGMDDLNWDVVVCVSSAEPSVFQRLEKRGLSPEEAEQRVLSQMPLAEKESRADVVINNLGTLGELELAVRETVKAIMLER, from the coding sequence ATGTCGGATTCGCATCGCAAGGCCATTTCATTAGGGATAACCGGTGGTATTGCGTGTGGTAAATCGGAAGTGGGACGAATACTCGGCGAGATGGGTTTTGCTGTGTGCGATGCGGATCGTGTTGCACATGATCTGATGGAGAAGGGGAAGCCGGTTTTTCAGCAGATAATTCATCATTTCGGTGATGATGTGCTGACGGAAGACGGGCGGATTTCGCGTTCGGATCTTGGAAAGATGGTTTTTGAGGAGCCATCCCGCCTACAACTGCTGAATATGCTGGTACATCCGGCGGTCAGGCAGGAATTGGAAAAGTGGATGGCCGTTCAGAAAAAAGAAAACAGACCTTCGGCAGTCCTTTTGCCGCTTTTATTTGAGAGTGGGATGGATGATCTTAACTGGGATGTCGTGGTTTGTGTCTCCAGTGCTGAGCCATCTGTTTTCCAACGATTGGAAAAGCGCGGACTGAGTCCGGAAGAAGCTGAACAAAGAGTTCTCTCCCAAATGCCGCTGGCGGAAAAAGAGAGCCGGGCGGATGTGGTGATTAACAATCTGGGCACACTGGGGGAACTGGAGCTGGCCGTGCGGGAAACCGTCAAGGCCATCATGCTTGAAAGGTAA
- the rho gene encoding transcription termination factor Rho, whose protein sequence is MSDEKDVVEEVKPAAEEPAAPAKKKASKKKASKKKAAAKKVEDVPAEKAETSGSKVKEEIKADVPASKPAEEQKAPEQKVPEQEKDRGGGQKQNNHPRYNNGKQNNGKFNKKNRNKNKQRRNDEPPPNTENLPPFSLHEMQVTPINDIKNLAEEYGLQDYAGYSKHQLIFELLKNHGRRGGPLQGRGVLEVLPDGFGFLRSPLNSYQPAPDDIYVSPSQIRRFGIRTGDYIEGSIRAPKEKERFFALYKIEGINKDEPEHARKRVPFENLTPLFPDDRLVMEVENPKEISMRVIDIVAPIGKGQRGLIVAPPRTGKTVLMQKMANSISANNPEAKLIILLIDERPEEVTDMRRNTKAEVLASTFDEPPERHTQVAEIVIEMSKRLVEKGQDVIILLDSITRLARAYNTTSPHSGKILSGGVDSNALHKPKRFFGAARNIENGGSLSIIATALVDTGSRMDEVIFEEFKGTGNMELHLDRECVNKRIYPAIHIEKSGTRKEELLLHPDELSRIWTLRKALKDVPGVEAMELLINRLKKTSSNLEFLMTLQGNQ, encoded by the coding sequence ATGAGCGACGAAAAAGACGTGGTTGAAGAAGTTAAACCCGCTGCTGAAGAACCGGCGGCACCTGCAAAGAAAAAAGCTTCGAAGAAAAAAGCTTCGAAAAAGAAAGCGGCTGCAAAAAAAGTGGAAGATGTTCCGGCAGAAAAGGCCGAAACTTCCGGCAGCAAAGTGAAGGAAGAAATAAAAGCCGACGTGCCGGCGTCCAAACCTGCCGAAGAACAGAAAGCGCCGGAACAGAAGGTTCCGGAACAGGAAAAAGACCGTGGGGGCGGTCAAAAGCAGAATAATCACCCGCGCTATAACAACGGCAAACAGAACAACGGAAAATTTAATAAGAAGAATCGGAATAAAAATAAGCAGCGCCGTAATGATGAGCCGCCGCCGAATACCGAAAATCTTCCGCCGTTTTCCCTGCACGAAATGCAGGTGACTCCGATTAACGACATTAAAAACCTGGCCGAAGAATACGGACTGCAGGACTATGCGGGCTACAGCAAACATCAGCTGATCTTTGAGCTGCTTAAAAATCATGGCCGCCGTGGCGGCCCGCTGCAGGGACGCGGAGTGCTTGAGGTGCTGCCCGATGGATTCGGGTTCCTTCGTTCGCCGCTGAACAGTTATCAGCCGGCGCCCGATGATATCTATGTTTCTCCGTCACAGATTCGCCGCTTTGGTATTCGTACCGGTGATTACATCGAAGGTTCCATCCGCGCACCGAAAGAAAAAGAACGTTTTTTTGCGCTCTACAAAATAGAGGGAATCAATAAAGACGAACCGGAGCATGCACGTAAGCGGGTGCCGTTCGAAAACCTGACGCCGCTCTTTCCGGATGATCGCCTCGTGATGGAAGTGGAAAATCCGAAAGAGATTTCCATGCGGGTAATTGATATTGTTGCACCGATCGGCAAGGGGCAGCGCGGTCTGATTGTTGCACCGCCACGAACCGGTAAAACCGTTCTTATGCAGAAAATGGCCAATAGTATTTCGGCCAACAATCCGGAAGCAAAACTGATTATTCTGCTAATTGATGAGCGGCCTGAAGAAGTCACCGATATGCGCCGAAATACCAAAGCGGAAGTTTTGGCCTCCACTTTTGATGAGCCGCCGGAACGGCATACCCAGGTTGCTGAAATTGTGATCGAAATGTCGAAGCGTCTGGTGGAGAAGGGACAGGATGTCATTATTTTGCTCGACTCCATTACCCGTCTGGCCCGTGCGTATAACACCACGTCGCCGCACTCGGGAAAAATTCTATCGGGCGGTGTGGATTCCAATGCACTGCATAAACCGAAACGCTTTTTCGGTGCCGCACGAAATATCGAAAACGGCGGAAGTTTGAGCATTATTGCCACCGCTCTGGTAGATACCGGAAGTCGCATGGATGAAGTCATCTTTGAGGAATTCAAAGGTACCGGTAATATGGAACTTCACCTGGATCGGGAATGTGTCAATAAGCGGATTTATCCTGCAATTCATATCGAAAAATCAGGTACCCGCAAGGAGGAGCTTCTGCTTCATCCCGATGAGCTTTCCAGAATCTGGACGCTGCGGAAGGCCCTCAAGGATGTGCCGGGAGTGGAAGCCATGGAGTTACTGATCAACCGGCTCAAAAAAACCAGCAGCAATCTTGAGTTTCTTATGACCCTGCAGGGCAATCAGTAG